A stretch of the Neodiprion lecontei isolate iyNeoLeco1 chromosome 4, iyNeoLeco1.1, whole genome shotgun sequence genome encodes the following:
- the LOC107218966 gene encoding probable rRNA-processing protein EBP2 homolog: MIEDSNDFEDSSSESNDDENNVRVPTDVDIKRKLNEFKIILPWVERLDIVNAPAPLAPELALQMQEQEVRRAKQLQGNKKLPQFSPSEDPILNDFKREMMFHRQAQGAVMEGIAKLKKLGLVTKRPDDYFAEMAKSDQHMQKVRENLMKKQVEAQRSERVRQLRQQRKVGKQMQIEAKLKKHAEKKKMLDEVKKYRKGVRNDLDFLDDKKKPSNKKAGVQHMDKKAQAKLKMKNSKYGFGGKKRGSKQNSKSSAADVSEWRKPGKPKKGKGAGSGKQRPGKNRRVQMKSKKK; the protein is encoded by the exons ATGATTGAAGATTCCAACGATTTCGAAGATTCTTCAAGCGAAAGTAATGACGACGAAAACAACGTTCGGGTGCCGACTGAT gttGACATTAAGCGAAAATTGAATGAgttcaaaataatattgcCATGGGTTGAGAGGTTGGACATAGTGAACGCACCTGCGCCTTTAGCGCCAGAATTGGCCCTACAAATGCAAGAGCAAGAAGTCCGCCGAGCAAAGCAGCTGCAAGGGAACAAAAAACTACCACAATTCTCACCTTCGGAAGATCCGATCTTGAATGATTTCAAAAGAGAGATGATGTTTCACCGACAAGCTCAGGGTGCGGTCATGGAGGGTATTGCTAAATTAAAAAAGCTTGGTCTAGTGACGAAGAGGCCGGATGACTATTTTGCAGAGATGGCCAAGTCTGATCAACACATGCAAAAAGTTAGGGAAAATCTCATGAAAAAACAGGTAGAAGCACAAAGATCGGAAAGAGTTAGACAATTAAGGCAACAGCGAAAGGTTGGTAAACAAATGCAAATTgaagcaaaattgaaaaagcacgctgagaaaaagaaaatgcttGATGAGGTTAAGAAATATCGCAAAGGTGTAAGAAATGATTTGGATTTCTTGGATGACAAGAAAAAGCCTAGTAATAAAAAAGCTGGAGTCCAACATATGGATAAAAAGGCCCAagcgaaattgaaaatgaagaattcGAAGTATGGTTTTGGCGGCAAAAAACGTGGCAGTAAACAGAATTCCAAATCTAGTGCTGCGGATGTATCGGAGTGGAGAAAACCTGGTAAACCAAAAAAGGGAAAGGGTGCTGGGAGCGGTAAACAGAGGCCCGGGAAAAATCGTCGTGTTCAGAtgaagtcgaaaaaaaaatga
- the LOC107218968 gene encoding uncharacterized protein LOC107218968, giving the protein MSSCFSWGYFLKKLRIRRKRAPTPASADTSAAGGERQREDLPEMPNPMQVQHLPTHKNNKYDVTLLHPDWRKFPHTPLYGWTNIHAQQLTKLNRMIVKGNLESAYYNSDIEYRAAKFGNNFTVLPPPNVSSVTEVVLLLRRSQNFEYNFCCSDTLAEYDADDESENSMRSQRYYNHDKPRRHIRQQTAV; this is encoded by the exons ATGTCCTCGTGCTTCTCGTGGGGATATTTTCTCAAGAAACTTCGGATCCGCCGCAAAAGGGCTCCAACTCCCGCAAGCGCCGATACTTCAGCTGCTGGAGGCGAACGTCAAAGAGAAGATTTACCGGAAATGCCGAATCCCATGCAGGTCCAACACCTACCGACGCACAAGAATAACAA aTACGATGTGACTCTGCTCCACCCCGACTGGCGAAAATTTCCTCACACACCACTTTACGGATGGACAAACATTCACGCGCAGCAGTTGACGAAACTGAACCGAATG ATAGTCAAGGGAAACTTAGAGTCGGCTTACTACAATTCGGATATCGAGTATCGGGCggcaaaatttggaaataatttcactgTTCTACCACCACCGAACGTCAGCAGCGTGACCGAAGTTGTTCTTCTACTACGCCGAAGTCAGAACTTCGAGTACAATTTCTGCTGCAGCGACACACTGGCTGAGTACGACGCGGATGACGAGTCAG AAAACAGCATGAGATCGCAGCGATATTACAATCACGACAAGCCTCGACGACACATTAGACAACAAACTGCGGTATAA